GcttctgtttttactctttgttACTAAACTTGATCAAAGCTCAGCAGAGACAGTTACTGCTAAACACCTAAACTACTACAACCAGTACAACAACTAGTACAACTACTAGTATAGCTACTGTTATACAGGGTTAGAGCTCCTGCAGGTGTAGCTCCTGCAGGTGtagctcctcctcctgcaggtgtagctgctgctgctcctgcaggTGTAGCTCCTGCAGGTGTAGCGCCTCCTCCTGCAGGTGTagctcctgctcctccaggtgtagctaaccctaaccctgtgctCTGGTCCTCAGGTTCGTGGCGTCCCAGGCTGACGTAGCGGTGTTCGAGGCCGTCTcagcagcgccccctgctgacCTGTGCCACGCGCTGCGCTGGTTCAACCACATCAAGTCCTACCAGAGCCAGAAGAGCAGGTGAggacagtgatgtcatcagtgagGACAGGCGTGTGTGACATCAGAGGTAACCCCGCCTCCTGTCCGTCAGTCTTCCAGGTGTGAAGAAACCTCTGGGTCAGTACGGCCCCGCCGGATTGGCCGACAGCACGCAGAGCTCCGCCCCCGCCAAGGAGGACGACGACGATGACATCGACCTGTTCGGCTCCGACGAGGAGGTGaggtcactgatgatgtcactgatgatgtcgcCGTGGTGAGGTCACAgtaatgatgtcatgtgtctGATGTGTGATTGGCAGGAAGACGCTGAGGCCACCCGGCTGAAGGAGGAACGTCTGGCTCAGTACGCCGCCAAGAAGTCCAAGAGTgagttattgatcagttatATCAGATATCAGAGGGTTAGGGATCAGGGATCAGATATATCAGTGATTGATTGATCAGTGATCGAGTGATTGATCAGTGTGTGACTGATCAGAGGGTGATCGGTGATGTATCTGATCTCAGTAGTGATGAGAGTGGGCGGGACTCTGTATGATGATCCAATCACCATCTTTCGGCTGACTGTCTGATGGACATCTTTTTATGATCTGAGCGAGTCCTCCACTCACAGCTGCTGTACTCATtactggtttccatggtaactgacccttcttcctcctcagagCCCGCCCTCATCGCCAAATCCTCCATCCTATTGGACGTGAAGCCGTGGGACGACGAGACGGACATGTCCaagctggaggagtgtgtccGCAGTATTCAGATGGACGGGCTGGTCTGGGGACAGTGTAAGAAAACTAGTATTACtataaagtactgcagtattactacgaagtactgtagtattactataaagtactgcagtattattacaatatactgtagtatgtagcagtagtagtactagcgGTAGTAGTATTGAGACATGCAGACTTGATGATGATCTCTTACACCATCTTTatacagtagcagtagtagtagtactagcagtatgtagtagtgtgtgtgtgtgtgtgtatatagtagtagtagtagtatataaTAGTAGTAGACGTGCAGACTTGATGATGATCTCTTACACCATCTttatacagtagtagtactagcagtatgtagtagtgtgtgtgtgtatatagtagtagtagttataaTAGTAGTTGTAGTATTGAGACGTGCAGACTTGATGATGATCTCTTACACCATCTTTCGGCTGAATATGTGATGACACTTATTGATCTGAAAACTGCACGTctacatagagagagagagacaggcagagagagagacacagacagacacacagagagagaggcaggcagagagacagacaggcagacagacaggcatcATGTGACCTTTGTCTCTCCTGTTGCAGCTAAACTGGTTCCCGTCGGTTACGGCATCAAGAAACTGCAGATTGGCTGCGTGGTGGAAGACGACAAGGTGAggatacctgtgtgtgtgtgtgtgtgtgtgtgtgtgtgtgtgtgtgtgtgtgtgtccctgtcgcacctctgtgtgtgtgtccctgtctcacctctctgtgtgtgtgtccctgtctcacctgtgtgtgtgtgtgtgtgtgtgtgtgtccctgtctcacctctctgtgtgtgtgtgtccctgtctcacctctctgtgtgtgtccctgtctcacctctctgtgtgtgtgtgtgtccctgtctcacctctctgtgtgtgtgtgtgtccctgtctcacctctctgtgtgtgtgtgtccctgtctcacctctctgtgtgtgtgtgtccctgtctcacctctctgtgtgtgtgtgtccctgtctcacctctctgtgtgtccctgtctcacctctctgtgtgtgtgtgtgtccctgtctcacctctctgtgtgtgtgtgtgtccctgtctcacctctgtgtgtgtgtgtccctgtctcacctctctgtgtgtgtgtgtgtgtgtgtgtgtgtgtccctgtctcacctctctgtgtgtgtgtgtgtgtgtgtgtctcatctctctaactgtgtgtgtgtgtgtgtctcatctctctaactgtgtgtgtgtgtgtgtgtctcatctctctgtgtgtgtgtgtgtgtgtgtgtgtccctgtctcacccctctgtgtgtgtgtgtgtgtgtgtgtccctgtctcacctctctgtgTCTCGTGTGTCTCAGGTGGGGACAGACATCCTGGAGGAGCAGATTACGGCGTTCGAGGACTTCGTCCAGTCGATGGACGTCGCTGCTTTCAACAAAATCTGAAACAATAAAAACGTGAAGAGCACAAAACGTGTCTGTGACTGTATAtgagtttatattatattatactatatactttatactttatatttatatattatatatttactagtgacagaatatatttactagtgacagaatatatttactagagacagaatatatttactagtgacagaatatatttactagtgacagaatatatttactagtgacagaatatatttactagtgacagagacagaatatatttactagtgacagaatatatttactagagacagaatatatttactagagacagaatatatttactagtgacagaatatatttactagagacagagacagaatatatttactagtgacagaatatatttactagtgacagagacagaatatatttactagagacagagacagaatatatttactagtgacagaatatatttactagtgacagaatatatttactagagacagaatatatttactagagacagaatatatttactagtgacagagacagaatatatttactagtgacagaatatatttactagagacagaatatatttactagagacagaatatatttactagtgacagagacagaatatatttactagtgacagaatatatttactagtgacagaatatatttactagtgacagaatatatttactagagacagaatatatttactagtgacagaatatatttactagagacagaatatatttactagtgacagagacagaatatatttactagtgacagaatatatttactagagacagaatatatttactagagacagaatatatttactagtgacagaatatatttactagtgacagaatatatttactagagacagaatatatttactagtgacagaatatatttactagtgacagagacagaatatatttactagtgacagaatatatttactagagacagaatatatttactagtgacagagacagaatatatttactagagacagaatatatttactagtgacagaatatatttactagagacagaatatatttactagtgacagaatatatttactagtgacagagacagaatatatttactagtgacagaatatatttactagagacagaatatatttactagtgacagaatatatttactagagacagaatatatttactagagacagagacagaatatatttactagtgacagaatatatttactagtgacagaatatatttactagagacagaatatatttactagagacagaatatatttactagagacagaatatatttactagagacagaatatatttactagagacagaatatatttactagtgacagaatatatttactagagacagaatatatttactagagacagaatatatttactagagacagaatatatttactagagacagaatatatttactagtgacagaatatatttactagtgacagaatatatttactagagacagaatatatttactagagacagaatatatttactagagacagaatatatttactagagacagaatatatttactagagacagaatatatttactagagacagaatatatttactagagacagaatatatttactagagacagaatatatttactagtgacagaatatatttactagagacagaatatatttactagagacagaatatatttactagagacagaatatatttactagtgacagaatatatttactagagacagaatatatttactagagacagaatatatttactagagacagaatatatttactagtgacagaatatatttactagagacagaatatatttactagagacagaatatatttactagagacagaatatatttactagagacagaa
The sequence above is drawn from the Scomber japonicus isolate fScoJap1 chromosome 24, fScoJap1.pri, whole genome shotgun sequence genome and encodes:
- the eef1b2 gene encoding elongation factor 1-beta, encoding MGFGDLNSAAGLKVLNGFLAERSYIEGFVASQADVAVFEAVSAAPPADLCHALRWFNHIKSYQSQKSSLPGVKKPLGQYGPAGLADSTQSSAPAKEDDDDDIDLFGSDEEEDAEATRLKEERLAQYAAKKSKKPALIAKSSILLDVKPWDDETDMSKLEECVRSIQMDGLVWGQSKLVPVGYGIKKLQIGCVVEDDKVGTDILEEQITAFEDFVQSMDVAAFNKI